In Prunus dulcis chromosome 2, ALMONDv2, whole genome shotgun sequence, a single genomic region encodes these proteins:
- the LOC117620163 gene encoding uncharacterized protein LOC117620163, giving the protein MSNSTVAGLAPQELVPIDPVRLDGKNYTIWARRMEFFLKELKVEYVLYEPCPGIMLGSEATTEEIAESKAAEEKWIKDDFMCLRTILNYLCDDLLHRYAKRKKTTTAKQLWDDLKLMFATKRSLVRKYVEFQMVDEKTVVEQVQEFNRIFDDVVASGMTLSEKFHVSAILAKLPASWKYSNIKSLTGKEKAYVDFRSVDG; this is encoded by the coding sequence ATGTCTAATTCAACAGTGGCTGGTCTTGCTCCTCAAGAACTTGTTCCCATTGACCCTGTTCGTCTTGATGGGAAGAACTACACGATCTGGGCGCGGCGAATGGAGTTTTTCCTCAAGGAATTAAAAGTTGAATATGTACTCTATGAGCCATGCCCTGGCATTATGCTAGGATCTGAAGCAACTACTGAAGAAATTGCTGAATCGAAGGCTGCTGAAGAGAAATGGATCAAGGATGACTTTATGTGCCTTCGCACCATCTTGAACTATCTATGTGATGATCTCCTCCATCGGTAcgcaaagagaaagaaaactaCAACTGCTAAACAACTGTGGGACGATCTAAAATTAATGTTCGCAACAAAGAGATCTCTGGTTAGAAAGTACGTGGAATTTCAGATGGTTGATGAGAAGACAGTTGTGGAGCAAGTTCAAGAATTCAATCGCATTTTCGATGACGTTGTGGCTTCTGGAATGACGTTGAGTGAGAAATTTCATGTCTCTGCCATCTTAGCCAAGCTCCCTGCCTCTTGGAAGTACTCAAACATCAAGTCATTGACGGGGAAGGAGAAGGCGTACGTTGACTTTAGAAGTGTTGATGGATAG
- the LOC117619591 gene encoding laccase-6 has protein sequence MANLPTSFTIVLSFLFIHGYNYNVHVMAQWPSGGSTRFYDFKVQTKRVTKLCSTKDMVTINGKFPGPSVYAQEDDRIIVNVTNETPFNITIHWHGVRQKLSCWFDGPSYITQCPIQAGQSFTYEFTMVKQKGTFFWHAHVSWLRATVYGALIVYPKAGVPYPFKAPYEEHTLILGEYWLQDVVQLERATAASGGPPTPTNAYTINGHPGPNYNCSNNDVYQIDVVSGKTYLLRLIHAGLNMENFFAIANHRLTIVEADAEYTKPFTTDRVMLGPGQTMSVLVTAEQSPGKYSMAMGPYMSAKGVKFQNISSIAYFQYSGAVPNSLSLPAKLPCFNDNLAVKTVMDGLRSLNPVNVSRQIDTDLFVTIGLNVQKCHSKTPKQNCQGLNNGVMAASMNNISFVKPKISLLEAYYKKINGSFTEDFPGVPLKFYDFVNGAPNNVPNNTQALNGTKALVLEYGARVQLIMQDTGTVTTENHPIHLHGYSFYVVGYGTGNYNPKTANFNLVDPPYMNTIGVPVGGWAAIRFVADNPGVWFMHCHLDVHQSWGLGTVLVVKNGKGDLEILPHPPADLPQC, from the exons ATGGCAAACTTGCCCACCTCATTTACAATAGTTCTAAGCTTTTTGTTCATCCATGGTTACAATTACAATGTGCATGTTATGGCACAATGGCCTAGTGGAGGATCAACCAGGTTCTATGATTTCAAG GTACAAACCAAAAGAGTTACCAAACTGTGCAGCACCAAGGACATGGTGACCATCAATGGGAAGTTCCCAGGGCCATCTGTTTATGCTCAAGAAGATGATAGAATCATTGTCAATGTAACTAATGAGACACCTTTCAATATCACAATTCACTG GCATGGTGTCAGACAAAAGCTATCATGCTGGTTTGATGGACCTTCATACATAACCCAATGTCCAATTCAAGCTGGCCAGAGTTTTACATATGAATTTACAATGGTGAAGCAGAAAGGCACCTTCTTTTGGCATGCACATGTTTCCTGGCTAAGGGCAACTGTTTATGGTGCCCTTATTGTGTATCCAAAAGCTGGGGTTCCTTACCCATTCAAAGCCCCTTATGAAGAGCACACCTTAATACTAG GGGAATATTGGCTGCAGGATGTTGTACAACTTGAAAGAGCCACCGCAGCAAGTGGAGGACCACCTACACCAACAAACGCCTATACAATCAATGGCCATCCAGGGCCAAACTACAACTGCTCCAACAATG ATGTGTATCAGATTGATGTGGTCTCAGGGAAGACATACTTGCTAAGGCTAATACATGCAGGCTTAAACATGGAGAACTTCTTTGCCATTGCTAATCACAGATTGACAATTGTGGAAGCTGATGCAGAGTATACAAAGCCATTCACCACAGACCGTGTGATGCTTGGACCAGGCCAGACCATGAGTGTCTTAGTCACAGCTGAACAGTCTCCAGGAAAATACTCCATGGCCATGGGACCTTACATGTCAGCCAAGGGtgtcaaattccaaaacatttcatccattgctTATTTCCAATACTCTGGTGCTGTCCCCAATAGCCTATCTTTACCTGCTAAACTGCCCTGCTTCAACGATAATCTAGCCGTTAAGACGGTCATGGATGGATTAAGGAGCCTAAACCCTGTTAATGTTTCAAGACAGATTGACACTGACCTTTTTGTCACCATTGGATTGAATGTTCAAAAGTGTCACTCCAAgacaccaaaacaaaattgccaAGGCCTTAATAATGGGGTTATGGCAGCATCAATGAACAATATAAGTTTTGTTAAGCCAaaaatttcacttttggaaGCTTATTATAAGAAGATTAATGGCTCTTTCACAGAGGACTTCCCTGGGGTACCCCTTAAGTTCTATGACTTTGTCAATGGGGCACCTAATAATGTTCCTAACAATACACAGGCATTGAATGGGACTAAGGCCTTGGTCCTTGAATATGGTGCTAGAGTGCAACTCATCATGCAGGACACTGGAACAGTCACAACTGAGAACCACCCAATTCATCTTCATGGCTATAGCTTCTATGTTGTTGGGTATGGCACTGGGAACTACAACCCGAAAACTGCAAACTTCAACTTGGTGGATCCACCTTACATGAACACAATTGGAGTCCCTGTGGGTGGATGGGCTGCTATACGTTTTGTTGCCGACAATCCTG GGGTTTGGTTTATGCATTGTCACCTTGACGTACACCAGTCTTGGGGATTAGGCACAGTTCTTGTTGTGAAGAATGGAAAAGGAGACCTTGAGATCCTTCCTCACCCTCCTGCAGACTTGCCTCAGTGCTAG